The Chloroflexia bacterium SDU3-3 genome includes a region encoding these proteins:
- a CDS encoding carbohydrate kinase family protein: protein MAAPFEVVVVGNIGIDTNIYLPGADIDFSVEANFTEDLDYVGQAGGYSSRGFAQLGRHTAFIGAVGDDYHADHIRATLAADGVDASALFIDPAGTCRSVNIMYRDGRRKNFYDGKGHMQLAPDLASAAQVLAGARLAVFHLPNWARQLLPIARQGGSVIACDLQDVTDPSDPYRQDFIASADILFCSAANFPDLAALVGPWLRARPELIVVVGRGAQGCAVASSAGVAHYPPPPLDLPIVDSNGAGDALAVGFLTSYVLEGRSIEESALRGQIAARHTCAQKATSDTLIGRAALDSYHRAIRSLASC, encoded by the coding sequence ATGGCAGCGCCGTTTGAGGTTGTGGTGGTTGGCAACATCGGGATCGACACCAATATCTACCTGCCAGGGGCGGATATCGACTTCAGCGTCGAGGCCAACTTCACCGAGGATCTGGACTATGTGGGGCAGGCCGGCGGCTACAGCAGCCGGGGTTTCGCCCAGCTGGGCAGACACACCGCCTTCATCGGGGCGGTGGGCGACGACTACCACGCCGATCACATCCGCGCCACGCTGGCCGCCGATGGCGTGGATGCCAGCGCGCTGTTCATTGATCCGGCGGGCACATGCCGCAGCGTGAACATCATGTACCGCGACGGGCGGCGCAAAAACTTCTACGATGGCAAGGGCCACATGCAGCTCGCGCCCGACCTGGCCAGCGCCGCCCAGGTGCTGGCGGGCGCGCGGCTGGCGGTCTTCCACCTGCCCAACTGGGCGCGGCAGCTGCTGCCGATCGCCCGCCAGGGCGGCAGCGTGATCGCATGCGACCTGCAGGATGTGACCGACCCCAGCGACCCCTATCGCCAGGATTTTATCGCCAGCGCCGACATCCTGTTCTGCTCGGCGGCCAACTTCCCCGACCTGGCGGCGCTGGTGGGGCCGTGGCTGCGGGCAAGGCCCGAGCTGATCGTGGTGGTGGGGCGCGGCGCGCAGGGCTGCGCGGTGGCCAGCAGCGCCGGTGTGGCACACTACCCGCCGCCGCCGCTCGACCTGCCGATCGTGGATAGCAACGGCGCGGGCGACGCGCTGGCGGTCGGGTTCCTAACCAGCTATGTGCTGGAGGGGCGCAGCATCGAGGAGTCGGCGCTGCGCGGGCAGATCGCGGCCCGCCACACCTGCGCGCAGAAGGCCACATCCGACACGCTGATTGGGCGTGCTGCGCTAGATTCATATCACCGTGCGATCAGATCGCTCGCGAGCTGCTAG
- a CDS encoding GNAT family N-acetyltransferase, which yields MPYYRKLVGQQCYLSPCSEEDAEHWARWDNDLAASIPLGSEAYSPQAIEHARDAVRAAMRDQHHVFTVVDLASDQAIGRTMLFNIDHINQAAMVGLLIGERSAWGKGYGTEALQLVLDYGFNLLNLHNIMLGVYAYNTRAIALYEKVGFKLIGRRRGVRLLGGVRHDALTMDMLAEEFSSPFVRGVVEQIGTRAG from the coding sequence ATGCCATACTACCGAAAGCTGGTTGGGCAGCAATGCTACCTCTCGCCCTGCAGCGAGGAGGATGCCGAGCACTGGGCGCGCTGGGACAACGACCTGGCGGCCAGCATCCCGCTGGGCAGCGAGGCCTACAGCCCGCAGGCGATCGAGCACGCCCGCGACGCGGTGCGCGCGGCCATGCGCGACCAGCACCATGTCTTCACCGTGGTCGATCTGGCCAGCGACCAGGCCATCGGGCGCACCATGCTGTTCAACATCGACCATATCAACCAGGCCGCCATGGTTGGCCTGCTAATCGGCGAGCGCAGCGCGTGGGGCAAAGGCTACGGCACCGAGGCGCTCCAGCTTGTGCTCGACTACGGGTTCAACCTACTGAACCTGCACAACATCATGCTGGGCGTCTACGCCTACAACACGCGGGCCATTGCGCTGTACGAGAAGGTCGGCTTCAAGCTGATCGGGCGCAGGCGCGGCGTGCGGCTGCTGGGCGGCGTGCGCCACGACGCGCTGACCATGGACATGCTGGCCGAGGAGTTCAGCTCGCCGTTTGTACGCGGCGTGGTCGAGCAGATCGGCACGCGGGCCGGGTAG
- a CDS encoding DUF2087 domain-containing protein, which yields MSALLPALPFAPAQCTGRTQRPWANPNSPFFGLDKLVLLMYYLCTYVYICKRKRRAMSELFQTRLVEPASDIRAEPAYSALCSIAMLHKAASQGSIARWAREAASALNPSQLALNQLIFTALGPALLFPGAWASFPDYLDALATQHPSELRERVLAQRSAAELAAPEVAALLADPFQLHDLIVAHLRGVWDGSLAAEWAAAQRKIDAQVRLLRLSAPGSGVSPERIRQNLLQFIAGPLGVGAGIRELVFVPSPHVGGLTTQLTVGAVQYVFFDAELHYHVLLRDTPVRDMELIGRLSALTEPARLRVLALLAQHGELTMQDLIEHMQTSQPNVSRYLKSLAGYVAEQRGRDGRKRYRLVPSQIDVTFDALRTAIAAPAAPAPQQEETMETTDLARYLNAHGQVLAWPKAGAARSALLRYLADTFTPGEEYAEKAANAQIAQYVPAHLRDHVTVRRDLIDDGFLQRSADGARYWRTAEQAGVAPRQLSDEEAYRQYWGQDPEGTSAS from the coding sequence ATGTCGGCACTGCTTCCAGCGTTGCCGTTCGCCCCAGCACAGTGCACGGGCAGAACGCAGCGACCCTGGGCTAACCCGAATAGCCCTTTTTTCGGTCTTGACAAGCTGGTTTTGTTGATGTACTATTTATGCACATATGTGTATATATGTAAAAGAAAGCGACGGGCTATGTCAGAACTCTTTCAAACCCGACTGGTCGAGCCAGCCAGCGATATCCGCGCCGAGCCAGCGTACAGTGCGCTCTGCAGCATCGCGATGCTGCACAAGGCCGCATCGCAGGGCAGCATCGCCCGCTGGGCGCGCGAGGCCGCCAGCGCGCTGAACCCCAGCCAGCTGGCCCTCAACCAGCTGATCTTCACCGCGCTCGGCCCCGCGTTGCTCTTCCCCGGGGCCTGGGCTAGCTTCCCCGACTACCTAGATGCGCTGGCCACCCAGCACCCCAGCGAGCTGCGCGAGCGCGTGCTGGCGCAGCGCAGCGCTGCCGAGCTGGCCGCCCCCGAGGTCGCCGCGCTGCTTGCCGACCCGTTCCAGCTGCACGACCTGATCGTGGCCCACCTGCGCGGCGTGTGGGATGGCTCGCTCGCGGCGGAGTGGGCGGCGGCGCAGCGCAAGATCGACGCCCAGGTGCGGCTGCTGCGCCTATCGGCCCCTGGCTCGGGCGTCAGCCCGGAGCGCATCCGCCAGAACCTGCTGCAGTTTATTGCCGGGCCGCTGGGGGTGGGCGCGGGCATCCGCGAGCTGGTGTTTGTGCCCTCGCCCCACGTGGGCGGCCTCACCACCCAGCTGACCGTGGGCGCGGTGCAGTATGTGTTTTTCGATGCCGAGCTTCACTACCACGTGCTGCTGCGCGATACCCCTGTGCGCGACATGGAGCTGATCGGGCGGCTGAGCGCCCTGACCGAGCCTGCGCGGCTGCGGGTGCTGGCCCTGCTGGCGCAGCATGGCGAGCTGACCATGCAGGATCTAATAGAGCACATGCAGACCAGCCAGCCGAATGTTTCGCGCTACCTTAAATCGCTGGCGGGCTATGTGGCCGAGCAGCGCGGCAGGGATGGCCGCAAGCGCTACCGCCTTGTCCCTAGTCAGATTGACGTAACCTTTGATGCGCTGCGCACAGCCATCGCGGCACCCGCCGCGCCCGCCCCGCAGCAGGAGGAGACCATGGAAACGACCGATCTCGCGCGCTATCTCAATGCCCATGGCCAGGTGCTGGCCTGGCCGAAGGCCGGGGCCGCCCGCAGCGCGCTGCTGCGCTACCTCGCCGATACCTTCACGCCTGGCGAGGAGTACGCCGAGAAGGCGGCCAACGCCCAGATCGCCCAGTATGTGCCTGCGCACCTGCGCGACCACGTGACCGTGCGGCGCGACCTGATCGACGACGGCTTTCTCCAGCGCTCGGCAGATGGCGCTCGCTACTGGCGCACCGCCGAGCAGGCCGGGGTCGCCCCGCGCCAGCTTTCCGACGAGGAGGCCTACCGGCAGTACTGGGGCCAAGACCCCGAGGGCACATCCGCTTCCTAA
- a CDS encoding response regulator, translating to MMSTSMTPPYHILIIDDSDLVRNLISRMVQHAYPSARISKVANGKAALDCFASDSADLIITDAYMTPIDGVALTTMLRSQDVRVPIVILSGDSGVEPLARKAGASAFIMKPFSSASLAKELHQLLPQA from the coding sequence ATGATGAGCACATCCATGACACCACCCTACCACATCCTAATCATCGACGACTCGGACCTTGTCCGCAACCTGATCAGCAGGATGGTTCAGCATGCCTACCCATCGGCGCGGATCTCGAAGGTTGCCAATGGCAAGGCCGCGCTCGACTGCTTTGCCAGCGATAGCGCCGATCTGATCATCACCGACGCCTATATGACGCCAATCGACGGGGTGGCGCTGACCACGATGCTGCGCAGCCAGGATGTGCGGGTGCCGATCGTCATCCTGTCGGGGGACAGCGGGGTCGAGCCGCTGGCGCGCAAGGCCGGGGCCAGCGCGTTCATCATGAAGCCATTCTCATCGGCCTCGCTGGCCAAAGAGCTGCACCAACTGCTGCCCCAGGCATAG
- a CDS encoding ATPase, whose translation MRPTNRLCSRIALTLSLILTLGSGFVAQRSSVQAQSITSPRTVFVQLFEWKWTDIAKECETYLGPQGFSAVQISPPNEHAIIQSNGTYPWWERYQPVSYSLAKSRSGTLAEFQDMVTRCHNVGVDIYADAVINHMTAGGGTGFDGTYYHGSNGSAYSKYTYPGTYSEQDFHSCHSNISNYNDAGNVQNCELSGLSDLNTSSSYVRSTIANYMIALANMGVRGFRIDAAKHMSAADVAAIVSQVNAAVEPDPYFFLEVIGSTGEAVQPSDYYSVGGGSADITEFQYEYKLSNKFLNTSYSGGYEKISELKTFGETWGFMASDKAVVFTSNHDTQRSSSNPVITYHNGSLNDLSNIFMLAWPFGYPVIMSSYAFDRSTGAGTDAGPPSDANGNTLSIYPSGSSTPNCFSQTVGSGWVCEHRWRTIGNMVPFRNYTSGAAVANWWDNGNNQIAFSRGTLGFVAINRESTPLTRTFTTGLPAGSYCDVIHYDFATSAGTCTGTGITVSASGTASITVPAMSAVALYGGAKIGATTPTATPATTPTATPTPASAIATSFGVNATTVWGQNVYVVGNVAALGAWNTSSAILLSSASYPVWTGTVSLPPSTAIEYKYIKKDSAGNVTWESGANRAFTTPASGTVSRTAETWK comes from the coding sequence ATGCGCCCAACGAACCGGCTATGCTCCCGGATCGCCCTCACCCTCTCCCTTATCCTCACCCTCGGCAGCGGCTTTGTGGCCCAGCGCAGCAGCGTGCAAGCCCAGAGTATCACCAGCCCGCGCACCGTGTTTGTCCAGCTTTTCGAGTGGAAATGGACCGATATCGCCAAAGAGTGCGAGACCTACCTTGGCCCCCAGGGCTTCTCTGCCGTGCAGATCTCGCCCCCCAACGAGCACGCCATCATCCAGAGCAACGGCACCTATCCCTGGTGGGAGCGCTACCAGCCGGTGAGCTACAGCCTAGCCAAGAGCCGCAGCGGCACCCTGGCCGAGTTCCAGGACATGGTGACGCGCTGCCATAACGTGGGCGTGGACATCTACGCCGACGCCGTGATCAACCACATGACCGCAGGCGGCGGCACCGGATTCGATGGCACCTACTACCACGGCAGCAACGGCTCGGCCTACAGCAAATACACCTACCCCGGCACCTACAGCGAGCAAGATTTCCACAGCTGCCACAGCAATATCAGCAACTACAACGATGCTGGCAACGTGCAGAACTGCGAGCTCAGCGGCCTCTCGGATCTGAACACCAGCAGCAGCTACGTGCGCAGCACCATCGCCAACTACATGATCGCGCTGGCCAACATGGGCGTGCGCGGCTTCCGGATCGACGCCGCCAAGCACATGAGCGCCGCCGATGTGGCCGCAATCGTATCCCAGGTGAATGCGGCGGTGGAGCCAGACCCCTACTTCTTCCTTGAGGTGATCGGCAGCACCGGCGAGGCCGTGCAGCCCAGCGACTACTACAGCGTGGGCGGCGGCAGCGCCGACATCACCGAGTTTCAGTACGAGTACAAGCTGAGCAACAAGTTCCTCAACACCAGCTACAGCGGCGGCTACGAGAAAATCTCGGAGCTGAAGACCTTTGGCGAGACATGGGGCTTCATGGCCAGCGATAAGGCCGTGGTATTCACCAGCAACCACGACACCCAGCGCAGCAGCAGCAACCCCGTGATCACCTACCACAACGGCTCGCTGAACGACCTGTCGAACATCTTCATGCTCGCGTGGCCGTTTGGCTACCCGGTGATCATGTCGAGCTACGCCTTCGACCGCAGCACCGGCGCCGGGACCGACGCTGGCCCGCCCTCGGACGCGAACGGCAACACGCTAAGCATCTACCCCAGCGGCAGCAGCACACCCAACTGCTTCAGCCAGACCGTGGGCAGCGGCTGGGTCTGCGAGCACCGCTGGCGCACAATCGGCAACATGGTGCCGTTCCGCAACTATACCAGCGGGGCCGCCGTGGCCAACTGGTGGGACAACGGCAATAACCAGATCGCGTTTAGCCGTGGCACACTCGGCTTCGTGGCGATCAACCGCGAGAGCACCCCACTGACGCGCACCTTCACCACCGGGCTACCAGCCGGAAGCTACTGCGATGTCATCCACTACGACTTTGCGACCAGCGCTGGCACCTGCACCGGCACGGGCATTACCGTCAGCGCCAGCGGCACGGCCAGCATCACCGTGCCCGCGATGAGCGCGGTGGCGCTCTACGGCGGAGCGAAGATCGGCGCGACGACCCCGACGGCCACGCCAGCGACGACCCCGACGGCCACGCCCACACCAGCCAGCGCGATCGCCACCAGCTTTGGGGTGAACGCCACCACAGTGTGGGGTCAGAACGTCTATGTGGTGGGCAACGTGGCGGCGCTTGGCGCGTGGAACACCAGCAGCGCCATCCTGCTCTCGTCGGCCAGCTACCCGGTGTGGACAGGCACCGTGAGCCTGCCGCCATCCACGGCCATCGAGTACAAGTACATCAAGAAGGATAGCGCGGGCAACGTGACATGGGAGAGCGGCGCGAACCGAGCCTTCACCACGCCCGCCAGCGGCACCGTGAGCCGCACCGCCGAGACCTGGAAGTAG
- a CDS encoding NADPH-dependent oxidoreductase codes for MNQHHSDALALRYGEGGQPDPIQINDTIDLLLHHRSVRDYRPDPLPEGALEAMVAAAQSASTSSNLQAWSVVAVEEPDKKGRLARLAGDQRHIHACPVFLVWLADLARLERAALLRNTPSEGLDYFELFLLGAIDAALAAQNAVVAAESLGLGTVYIGGMRNRPQDVASELGLPARVFPVFGMCVGWPDEAKPTEIKPRLGQGAVLHREHYQASAQDAEIERYTQVMRAFYAAQGMRGNFDWAQRSALRVAGPQALDGRDVLRQIVEQLGFPLR; via the coding sequence ATGAATCAACACCATAGCGACGCGCTGGCCCTGCGCTATGGCGAGGGCGGGCAGCCCGACCCCATACAGATCAACGACACCATCGACCTGCTGCTACACCACCGCTCGGTGCGCGACTACCGCCCCGACCCTCTGCCCGAGGGCGCGCTGGAGGCCATGGTGGCGGCGGCTCAGTCGGCATCCACATCCTCCAACCTGCAGGCATGGAGCGTAGTAGCCGTGGAGGAGCCAGACAAGAAGGGCCGTCTGGCCCGGCTGGCAGGCGACCAGCGCCACATCCACGCGTGCCCGGTCTTCCTGGTGTGGCTGGCCGATCTGGCGCGGCTGGAGCGCGCGGCACTGCTGCGCAACACCCCTTCCGAGGGCCTCGACTACTTCGAGCTGTTCCTCTTGGGCGCGATCGACGCCGCGCTGGCCGCGCAGAACGCCGTAGTGGCCGCCGAGTCGCTGGGGCTGGGCACCGTCTACATCGGCGGGATGCGCAACCGCCCGCAGGATGTGGCCAGCGAGCTTGGGCTGCCCGCGCGGGTGTTTCCGGTGTTCGGCATGTGCGTGGGCTGGCCCGACGAGGCCAAGCCCACCGAGATCAAGCCGCGCCTGGGCCAGGGGGCTGTGCTGCACCGCGAGCACTACCAGGCCAGCGCGCAAGACGCCGAGATTGAGCGCTACACGCAGGTGATGCGCGCGTTCTACGCCGCCCAGGGCATGCGTGGCAATTTTGACTGGGCGCAGCGCTCGGCGCTACGGGTGGCCGGGCCGCAGGCCCTGGATGGACGTGATGTGCTGCGCCAGATCGTGGAGCAGCTGGGGTTCCCGCTGCGCTAG
- a CDS encoding HIT family protein: MSTPSSSPHSGCITCALIEQRDQGERPLWDSIYRTSHWDVAHAYDSALPGWLVLVVRRHITSVAALTRDESVELGLLIATASQALEAAVGCQKTYVVQFAEAQGHPHVHVHIIPRMPDIPDDRRGPRVFGYLGVPEAERVPEDAMNRIAEQVRAYLFTAHRMRPGGRG; this comes from the coding sequence ATGAGCACACCATCTTCCTCGCCGCACTCTGGCTGTATCACCTGCGCGCTGATCGAGCAGCGCGACCAGGGCGAGCGCCCGCTGTGGGATAGTATTTACCGCACATCGCACTGGGATGTGGCGCACGCCTACGACAGCGCGCTGCCGGGCTGGCTGGTGCTGGTGGTGCGCCGCCACATCACCTCGGTCGCGGCGCTCACCCGCGACGAGTCGGTGGAGCTGGGTCTGCTGATCGCCACCGCCTCGCAGGCGCTGGAGGCGGCGGTGGGCTGCCAGAAGACCTACGTGGTGCAGTTCGCCGAGGCCCAGGGCCACCCGCACGTGCACGTGCACATCATCCCGCGCATGCCCGACATCCCCGATGATCGGCGCGGCCCGAGGGTGTTTGGCTACCTGGGTGTGCCCGAGGCCGAGCGCGTGCCCGAGGATGCGATGAACCGGATCGCCGAGCAGGTGCGGGCCTATCTGTTTACCGCACACCGCATGCGCCCAGGCGGGCGCGGCTAG
- a CDS encoding GNAT family N-acetyltransferase has translation MEISIRPFEQRDSAAVLQLNAESVAVLSPMDERRLQQLHAMARLHLVAEGAAGVVGFLIAFADGAAYDSSNYQWFTSRLKRFIYIDRVVISPAQRGGGLGRAFYQQVEGYARTHELAWMACEVDVEPPNLASLAFHQRLGFAEVGRQSAGAGKQVAMQLRSVG, from the coding sequence ATGGAGATCAGCATCCGCCCCTTCGAGCAGCGCGACAGCGCCGCCGTCCTCCAGCTCAACGCCGAATCAGTCGCCGTGCTCAGCCCCATGGATGAGCGCAGGCTCCAGCAGCTGCACGCTATGGCCCGCCTGCACCTTGTCGCCGAGGGCGCGGCGGGGGTCGTCGGGTTCCTCATAGCCTTCGCCGACGGGGCGGCCTACGACAGCTCGAACTACCAGTGGTTTACCAGCCGCCTCAAGCGCTTTATCTACATCGACCGCGTGGTGATCAGCCCCGCACAGCGCGGCGGAGGCCTCGGGCGGGCCTTCTACCAGCAAGTCGAGGGCTACGCCAGGACGCACGAATTGGCGTGGATGGCCTGCGAGGTGGATGTGGAGCCGCCCAACCTCGCCTCGCTGGCCTTCCACCAGCGGCTGGGCTTCGCCGAGGTCGGGCGGCAGTCGGCGGGCGCGGGCAAGCAGGTGGCGATGCAGCTGCGCAGCGTGGGCTAG
- a CDS encoding GNAT family N-acetyltransferase, with protein MTITYQLVRADEAHILDHVAPDVFDHAIDPRWSAEFLADPRHHLIVALDGVLVVGFVSALHYVHPDKAPECWINELGVAPSHQRRGIGRTLMRQMFAHAHTLGCASAWLLAEPENTPALRLYAALLAEQHPTVMMSFDLSDEPSREA; from the coding sequence ATGACGATCACCTACCAGCTTGTGCGCGCCGATGAGGCCCACATCCTCGACCATGTCGCGCCGGATGTGTTCGACCACGCCATCGACCCGCGCTGGAGCGCCGAGTTTTTGGCCGACCCGCGCCACCACCTGATCGTGGCGCTGGATGGCGTGTTGGTGGTGGGCTTCGTCTCGGCGCTGCATTACGTGCACCCCGACAAGGCCCCCGAGTGCTGGATCAACGAGCTGGGGGTGGCCCCCAGCCACCAACGGCGGGGCATAGGCCGCACCCTAATGCGCCAGATGTTTGCCCACGCCCACACGCTGGGCTGCGCCAGCGCCTGGCTGCTGGCCGAGCCAGAGAACACGCCTGCCCTGCGCCTATACGCCGCGCTGCTGGCCGAGCAGCACCCCACGGTGATGATGTCGTTTGACCTGAGCGATGAGCCATCACGAGAGGCATGA
- a CDS encoding DUF2934 domain-containing protein: protein MPLYCPGHGCPLRADCYRHTQPAPGRDRFAALPYSAERGSCDEFISNIPSEDAVRLAAYYIWLRTGGAGHAIEHWDKAYQSLCRSTGRSP from the coding sequence ATGCCGCTCTACTGCCCCGGGCATGGCTGCCCGCTGCGCGCCGACTGCTACCGCCACACCCAGCCCGCACCGGGCCGCGATCGGTTCGCCGCGCTGCCCTACAGCGCCGAGCGCGGCAGCTGCGACGAGTTTATCAGCAACATCCCGAGCGAGGATGCTGTACGACTGGCGGCCTACTACATCTGGCTGCGCACGGGCGGCGCGGGGCATGCCATCGAGCACTGGGACAAGGCATACCAGAGCCTCTGCCGCAGCACTGGGCGCAGCCCATAG
- a CDS encoding multidrug efflux SMR transporter → MPWVILAIAGLLEVAWALLLKQSESFTRPLPTLGFAITMLLSMGLLSYALKSLPVGTAYAVWTGIGAAGTAILGMVWLGEPRDLLRLGSLLLLLVGIVGLKMTSGH, encoded by the coding sequence ATGCCATGGGTTATTCTTGCTATCGCTGGCCTGCTTGAGGTGGCCTGGGCGCTGCTGCTGAAGCAGTCCGAGAGCTTCACGCGCCCGCTGCCCACGCTGGGCTTTGCTATCACTATGCTGCTGAGCATGGGCCTGCTCTCCTATGCCCTGAAGAGCCTGCCGGTGGGCACGGCCTACGCGGTGTGGACGGGGATCGGCGCTGCTGGTACGGCCATCCTGGGCATGGTGTGGCTGGGCGAGCCGCGCGATCTGCTGCGGCTCGGCTCGCTGCTACTGCTGCTGGTCGGTATCGTTGGGCTAAAGATGACCAGTGGCCACTAG
- the tuf gene encoding elongation factor Tu, whose amino-acid sequence MAKQKFERTKPHVNIGTIGHVDHGKTTLTAAITKVLALRGAAKFTSYDQIDNAPEERARGITIAIRHVEYETEKRHYAHVDCPGHADYIKNMITGAAQMDGAILVVSAPDGPMPQTKEHVLLAYQVQVPAMVVFLNKVDLMDDEELLELVELELRDLLTQNHFDGDRVPIVRGSALAALACTSQDISASEYQSILDLMQAVDEAIPTPQRAVDQPFLMPVEDVFAIKGRGTVVTGRVERGKIKIGETIEIVGMHDGAPQKTVVTGVEMFQKTLDEGQAGDNVGVLLRGVERSDVQRGQVLCAPSSIRPLQKFKAQVYVLKKEEGGRHTPFFAGYRPQFYVRTTDVTGSIMLPEGMEMVMPGDNIEMDVELIVPVAIEEGVRFAIREGGRTVGSGVVTGVQR is encoded by the coding sequence ATGGCAAAGCAGAAGTTCGAGCGGACCAAGCCACATGTCAATATTGGCACCATCGGCCATGTCGACCATGGCAAGACCACGCTGACCGCCGCTATCACCAAGGTGCTGGCCCTACGCGGCGCGGCCAAGTTCACGAGCTACGACCAGATCGACAACGCCCCCGAGGAGCGCGCGCGCGGCATCACCATCGCCATCCGCCACGTCGAGTACGAGACAGAGAAGCGCCACTACGCGCATGTGGACTGCCCCGGCCACGCCGACTACATCAAGAACATGATCACCGGCGCGGCCCAGATGGATGGTGCCATCCTGGTGGTCTCGGCCCCCGATGGCCCTATGCCGCAGACCAAGGAGCACGTGCTGCTGGCCTACCAGGTGCAGGTGCCCGCAATGGTCGTCTTCCTGAACAAGGTTGACCTGATGGATGATGAGGAGCTGCTGGAGCTAGTGGAGCTAGAGCTGCGCGACCTGCTGACTCAGAACCACTTCGATGGCGACCGTGTGCCGATCGTCCGTGGCTCGGCGCTGGCTGCGCTGGCCTGCACCTCGCAGGATATCAGCGCGTCGGAGTACCAGTCGATCCTGGACCTGATGCAGGCGGTGGATGAGGCCATCCCCACGCCCCAGCGCGCGGTAGACCAGCCATTCCTGATGCCGGTGGAGGATGTGTTTGCGATCAAGGGGCGCGGCACCGTGGTGACGGGTCGTGTCGAGCGCGGCAAGATCAAGATCGGCGAGACGATAGAGATCGTGGGCATGCACGACGGCGCGCCGCAGAAGACGGTGGTGACGGGCGTGGAGATGTTCCAGAAGACGTTGGATGAGGGCCAGGCGGGCGACAACGTGGGCGTGCTGCTGCGCGGCGTCGAGCGCTCGGATGTGCAGCGTGGCCAGGTGCTGTGCGCCCCCAGCTCGATCAGGCCGCTGCAGAAGTTCAAGGCCCAGGTGTATGTGCTGAAGAAGGAGGAGGGTGGCCGCCACACGCCGTTCTTCGCTGGCTACCGCCCGCAGTTCTACGTGCGCACCACCGATGTGACCGGTTCGATCATGCTGCCCGAGGGCATGGAGATGGTGATGCCGGGCGACAACATCGAGATGGATGTGGAGCTGATCGTGCCGGTGGCGATCGAGGAGGGGGTGCGCTTCGCGATCCGCGAGGGTGGGCGCACCGTCGGCTCGGGCGTGGTCACTGGCGTGCAGCGCTAG
- a CDS encoding endonuclease/exonuclease/phosphatase family protein gives MIQPSGISYHYTDSIMTSQRRSIGGSMSDFALFPGVYRPAAQRWEPSAASASEVIQPTITIATMNVWFEPHFFAERCAALLSLLQAHRPNLIALQEATPALLDRVMREPWVQREYQLSDIAGGSIDPYGVLMLSRLPIHAWELRALPSAMGRALLTARASLNGSTTSFASVHLESTSLAAPTRARQLAKIFPWLAAAPHALLMGDFNFCSSSYENEQLAPAYQDVWPYIHPADPGYTENTEVNTMRAQHAGRHRPVRFDRILLRSHAPGWQAESIQLIGTAPIGSATPDVFPSDHFGLVARLRWQA, from the coding sequence ATGATTCAGCCCTCGGGTATATCGTACCACTATACCGACAGCATTATGACATCCCAACGACGGAGCATCGGAGGCAGCATGAGCGACTTCGCGCTTTTCCCAGGGGTCTACCGCCCAGCAGCCCAGCGCTGGGAGCCAAGCGCGGCCAGCGCATCCGAGGTGATCCAACCCACGATCACCATCGCCACCATGAACGTGTGGTTCGAGCCGCACTTCTTCGCCGAGCGCTGCGCTGCCCTGCTGTCGCTGCTGCAGGCCCACCGGCCCAACCTAATCGCCCTGCAGGAAGCCACCCCAGCCCTGCTCGACCGCGTGATGCGCGAGCCATGGGTGCAGCGCGAGTACCAGCTGTCCGACATCGCGGGGGGCAGCATCGACCCCTATGGAGTGCTGATGCTTAGCCGCCTGCCCATCCACGCCTGGGAGCTGCGTGCGCTGCCAAGCGCCATGGGCCGCGCCCTGCTCACCGCCCGCGCATCGCTCAACGGCAGCACCACCAGCTTCGCTAGCGTGCATTTAGAGAGCACCTCGCTGGCCGCGCCGACGCGGGCCAGGCAGCTGGCCAAGATCTTCCCGTGGCTGGCCGCCGCGCCGCACGCGCTGCTGATGGGCGATTTCAACTTCTGCTCCAGCTCTTACGAAAACGAGCAGCTCGCCCCCGCCTACCAGGATGTCTGGCCGTACATCCACCCCGCCGACCCTGGCTACACCGAGAACACCGAGGTGAACACCATGCGCGCCCAGCACGCTGGCAGGCATCGGCCAGTGCGCTTCGACCGCATCCTGCTGCGCTCGCACGCCCCCGGCTGGCAGGCCGAGTCCATCCAACTGATCGGCACCGCGCCGATCGGCAGCGCCACGCCCGATGTCTTCCCATCCGATCATTTTGGCCTGGTGGCCAGGCTGCGCTGGCAGGCATAG